One genomic window of Quercus lobata isolate SW786 chromosome 9, ValleyOak3.0 Primary Assembly, whole genome shotgun sequence includes the following:
- the LOC115959652 gene encoding TMV resistance protein N-like: MSSTPQVQTSRHESIIIQKIIGRIFSELYHKLPCVSEDLVGIDSCVEKMLDSYIGEGLGGVHFVGICGMGGMGKTTLALEIYRRISGNFEVRSFIANIREETKNQGLVSLQKQLLSMILMESEINIWDVCVGINVIRNTLNNKKVFIILDDVDGEDQLEALAGKHDWFGPGSRIIVTSRDNHLLIRCGVDYIYTVNELNDDDALQLFSWRAFHKPHPEENYVNLSKDFVNYAKGLPLALKVLGSSLFAKRKNEWKSALDKLNKESNRNILDILQISFDGLENTQKGLFLDIACFFKGENIDCIRDILESFCYYPDYNISVLKDKSLITIDDHGTLWMHDLLQDMGQEIVHRESPKEPSGRSRLWIYDDVIHVLKNNIGTEVVEGIMLNIPIQKVEHLSAEAFSKMKNLRLLKISSEKLPKDFINGTMQLPKDLIRGKVQLPQGLNYLSNELRLLEWHGYHLKCLPTNFQLNKLVELRMHCSGIKQLWNGNMNLGELRLIDLSDSQNLIEMPNLSGAPRLKQLIFRHCTRLYKIHASIEDLKQLIRLDLNGCKCLESLPHKISLEALEIFDLGGCSRLKKFPEIVGNMSRLSKLCLSGTAIKDLPLSVEHLIGLIELDLRDCKNLSSLSNACCCLMSLKILTLSGCSKLDELPENLGDIEGLEKLDVSGTAITGLPLSVVHLKNLKVLSLRGCVGQSSKSFNKLLSFPLMQRKRSPDPMGMLERSLQGLWSLTQLDLSYCNIQMIPDVLESLPSLEVLNLIANNFVCLPESIIQLSNLHHLYLGGCTQLQILPKLPLNIYYINATGCTSLETLSLNPEYDFQPNTYLNCVKLIYNQGKGDLFSKIRRHDMFKRCCNPNRLTYLTLLGSEIPNWIRHQNAGASVNLQVPSRLLFSSKFVGIEVCVVYIFCQHHPLHQLHIQNIEYMTYTQGLHCFGKANGYPFFGALLPLSEEFGKIESYHLWLQYFPSASFRSNWKEELDANEFTQIEVTFKTRGPGLEVTKCGAHLIFEQDIEDLRQTKPGSSSSIITPYHEDDDLGGDLEKDTKIKESRDDEPPHPRCTEHPNLIENWIGNSCMQGQGDSDCE; this comes from the exons GCATGAATCaataattatacaaaaaatCATTGGAAGGATATTTAGTGAGTTGTATCACAAACTCCCATGTGTTTCTGAGGACCTTGTTGGAATAGACTCCTGTGTGGAGAAAATGTTGGATTCATACATAGGTGAAGGGTTGGGTGGTGTTCACTTTGTTGGGATATGCGGGATGGGTGGAATGGGCAAAACAACCCTTGCACTTGAAATTTATAGAAGAATTTCAGGTAACTTTGAAGTTAGAAGCTTTATTGCGAATATTAGAGAAGAAACTAAAAATCAGGGTCTAGTTTCTTTACAAAAGCAACTTCTTTCTATGATCCTTATGGAAAGTGAAATAAATATATGGGATGTTTGTGTGGGAATCAATGTTATAAGGAATacactaaataataaaaaagtttttattattcttgatgatgtggatgGAGAAGATCAATTAGAAGCATTGGCAGGGAAGCATGATTGGTTTGGTCCTGGAAGTAGAATCATTGTAACAAGCAGAGATAATCATTTATTGATAAGATGTGGTGTGGATTACATATATACAGTCAATGAATTGAATGACGATGATGCTTTGCAGCTTTTTAGTTGGAGAGCTTTTCATAAACCTCATCCAGAAGAAAATTATGTGAATTTGTCTAAGGACTTTGTGAATTATGCTAAAGGCCTTCCTTTAGCTCTTAAAGTTTTAGGTTCTTCATTGTTTgctaaaagaaagaatgaatggAAAAGTGCCCTAGATAAACTAAACAAAGAATCTAATAGAAACATTTTGGATATACTTCAAATAAGCTTTGATGGGTTAGAAAATACACAGAAAGGattatttttagatattgcatgttttttcaAAGGGGAGAACATAGATTGTATAAGAGATATATTGGAAAGTTTTTGCTATTATCCAGACTACAATATTAGTGTTCTTAAGGACAAATCTCTCATAACTATTGATGACCACGGAACTCTATGGATGCATGATTTGCTACAAGATATGGGTCAAGAAATCGTTCATCGTGAATCTCCTAAAGAGCCTAGTGGACGTAGTAGGTTGTGGATTTATGATGATGTCATTCATGTATTAAAGAATAATATT ggAACAGAGGTAGTTGAAGGCATAATGCTAAACATACCTATTCAAAAAGTGGAACACCTAAGTGCCGAAGCCTTCTCAAAGATGAAAAATttgagattgcttaaaattaGTAGTGAGAAACTTCCAAAAGACTTCATAAATGGTACTATGCAACTTCCAAAAGACCTCATTAGAGGTAAGGTGCAACTTCCACAAGGCCTCAATTATCTTTCTAATGAGTTACGTCTTCTTGAATGGCATGGGtatcatttaaaatgtttacCAACCAATTTCCAACTAAACAAACTTGTTGAATTGAGAATGCATTGTAGTGGCATCAAACAACTATGGAATGGAAACATG AATTTAGGCGAGTTAAGACTCATTGACCTAAGTGACTCTCAAAACTTGATTGAGATGCCAAACCTTAGTGGAGCCCCGAGGCTAAAGCAATTGATTTTTCGACATTGTACAAGACTATATAAGATTCATGCATCTATAGAAGATCTCAAACAACTTATTCGATTGGATTTGAATGGTTGCAAATGTCTTGAAAGCCTTCCTCACAAGATCAGCTTGGAAGCACTTGAAATTTTCGATCTTGGTGGTTGTTCAAGACTAAAGAAGTTTCCAGAAATTGTAGGAAATATGTCACGTTTGTCGAAACTTTGTTTGAGTGGGACAGCTATAAAAGATCTACCATTATCAGTGGAGCATTTAATTGGCCTTATTGAATTGGATCTAAGAGACTGTAAAAACCTTTCAAGTCTTTCAAATGCATGTTGTTGTTTGATGTCTCTAAAAATTCTCACTTTATCTGGCTGCTCAAAACTTGATGAATTACCAGAGAATTTGGGTGATATCGAAGGCTTAGAAAAGCTAGACGTGAGTGGAACTGCTATAACAGGGCTACCTTTATCTGTTGTTCActtaaaaaatctcaaagtACTATCTCTCCGTGGATGTGTGGGGCAATCATCTAAATCATTCAATAAGCTCTTGAGTTTTCCTTTAATGCAACGAAAAAGAAGTCCTGATCCCATGGGCATGTTAGAGCGTTCTTTACAAGGCTTATGGTCTTTGACGCAACTGgatttaagttattgcaatatTCAAATGATTCCTGATGTTCTTGAGTCCTTGCCATCTTTAGAAGTATTAAATCTAATAGCAAACAATTTTGTTTGCCTTCCTGAAAGCATCATTCAGCTATCTAATTTGCATCACCTTTATTTGGGTGGTTGCACTCAACTTCAAATATTGCCCAAACttccattaaatatatattatatcaatGCAACAGGGTGTACCTCACTGGAAACATTATCATTAAATCCAGAATATGATTTTCAGCCAAATACGTATCTCAATTGTGTCAAATTGATTTATAATCAAGGCAAAGGTGACCTATTCTCAAAAATTCGAAGACATGATATGTTTAAG AGATGCTGTAACCCGAATAGGTTAACATATCTCACACTTCTTGGGAGTGAAATTCCGAATTGGATTAGGCACCAAAATGCGGGGGCTTCAGTGAATCTGCAAGTGCCTTCACGTTTATTATTCAGTAGCAAATTTGTGGGAATCGAAGTGTGCGTTGTTTATATATTCTGCCAGCATCATCCACTTCACCAACttcatattcaaaatattgaatatatgacATATACGCAAGGGCTTCATTGTTTCGGTAAAGCCAACGGATATCCATTTTTCGGAGCGTTGCTTCCTTTATCGGAGGAATTTGGTAAGATTGAATCGTATCATCTTTGGCTCCAATATTTTCCCTCTGCAAGCTTCAGAAGCAACTGGAAAGAAGAATTGGATGCTAATGAATTCACCCAAATTGAGGTTACATTTAAAACCAGAGGTCCAGGATTGGAGGTTACGAAATGCGGAGCCCATTTGATATTCGAGCAAGACATTGAAGATCTCAGACAAACTAAGCCTGGGTCTAGCAGCAGCATTATCACTCCTTATCATGAGGATGATGATTTAGGGGGCGATCTAGAGAAAGATACCAAAATCAAGGAAAGCCGTGATGATGAACCACCACACCCACGGTGTACAGAGCACCCTAATCTAATTGAAAACTGGATTGGGAATTCATGCATGCAAGGACAAGGTGACTCTGATTGTGAGTGA
- the LOC115959653 gene encoding TMV resistance protein N-like: protein MALLPLSSSSSSSSSSKRWKFDVFLSFKGEDTRKTFTDHLYTGLKQKGISVFKDDEKLNQGTFIAPELLKVIEESRFAVVILSRDYASSTWCLIELTKIVECMEMTGLVVLPVFHYVDPSDVRNHRGTFGKAFSKHEERFKDNIGYVQTWKATLTKVANLAGWDLKDKYEFLWNNAIYN from the coding sequence ATGGCTCTTCTtccattatcatcatcatcttcttcttcttcttcttctaagagATGGAAATTCGACGTATTTCTCAGTTTTAAAGGTGAGGATACCCGCAAAACATTTACAGACCATCTATATACTGGTTTGAAACAAAAAGGCATATCTGTTTTTAAGGATGATGAAAAACTCAATCAGGGAACATTCATTGCCCCAGAACTCTTGAAAGTAATAGAAGAGTCAAGGTTTGCAGTTGTTATTCTATCAAGAGACTATGCTTCTTCAACGTGGTGCTTGATTGAACTAACAAAGATCGTTGAGTGCATGGAAATGACGGGATTGGTAGTTCTACCTGTTTTTCACTATGTAGATCCTAGTGATGTGCGGAATCATAGGGGGACTTTTGGAAAAgcattttcaaaacatgaagAGAGGTTCAAGGATAACATAGGATATGTACAAACATGGAAAGCTACTCTGACAAAAGTTGCTAATCTTGCAGGATGGGACTTGAAGGATAAGTATGAATTTCTTTGGAATAATGCTATTtataattaa